The Suncus etruscus isolate mSunEtr1 chromosome 14, mSunEtr1.pri.cur, whole genome shotgun sequence genome contains a region encoding:
- the PLEKHF1 gene encoding pleckstrin homology domain-containing family F member 1 — MDYLANTEINSQRIAAVENCFGASGQPLALPGRVLLGEGVLTKECRKKAKPRIFFLFNDILVYGSIVLSKRKYRSQHIIPLEEVTLELLPETLQAKNRWMIKTAKKSFVVSAASTTERQEWISHIEECVRRQLLTTGRPPNTEHAAPWIPDKATDICMRCTQTRFSAITRRHHCRNCGFVVCAECSRERFLLPRLSPKPLRVCSLCYHELATQKQQEEKEEQGMGAPGQLGYLAGAICTASSGDDDDSDEDKEGGVDGDWPEKFYASGISWSSFHS, encoded by the coding sequence ATGGACTACCTGGCAAACACGGAGATCAACAGCCAGCGCATTGCTGCAGTGGAGAATTGCTTTGGGGCATCAGGGCAGCCACTGGCCCTGCCCGGCCGTGTGCTTCTAGGCGAGGGCGTGCTGACCAAGGAGTGCCGCAAGAAGGCCAAGCCAcgcatcttcttcctcttcaacGACATCTTAGTGTATGGCAGCATCGTGCTCAGCAAGCGGAAGTACCGCAGCCAACACATCATTCCCCTGGAGGAGGTGACCCTGGAACTGCTGCCAGAGACCCTGCAGGCCAAGAACCGCTGGATGATCAAGACAGCCAAGAAGTCCTTCGTGGTGTCAGCTGCCTCTACGACAGAGCGCCAGGAATGGATCAGCCACATTGAGGAATGCGTGAGGAGGCAGCTGCTGACTACAGGCCGCCCGCCCAACACAGAGCATGCAGCACCCTGGATCCCTGACAAGGCTACGGACATCTGCATGCGCTGCACACAAACACGCTTCTCAGCCATCACCCGGCGCCACCACTGCCGCAACTGTGGCTTTGTGGTCTGTGCTGAATGCTCCCGCGAGCGTTTCCTCCTGCCACGCCTCTCCCCCAAGCCTCTACGTGTCTGCAGTCTCTGCTATCATGAGTTGGCCACCCAGAAACagcaggaagagaaggaggagcaAGGCATGGGGGCCCCTGGACAGCTGGGCTACCTGGCTGGGGCCATCTGCACAGCATCCAGTGGAGATGATGATGATTCAGATGAAGACAAGGAGGGCGGTGTGGATGGCGACTGGCCTGAGAAGTTCTATGCCTCAGGCATCTCCTGGTCATCCtttcacagctga